In Flavobacterium praedii, the DNA window TATTCCAGTAGTCAAAAATATTTTTCCTTGAATTTCTCAAGCTTCAATAGACCAAATTAATCTTCTAACCATGCTTGGATTTCTTTTTGTGCTTCCTCGTCAGATATGCATTCGCCGTTATTGTATTGTTCTAATGCAAGATTTATTTTTCGTTGTTCTTCTTCTGAAAAAATTCGGACACTTTCAAATTGTAAAACAGGTTCATTAACGGATGAAAGACACTTATCTACTTCATTGTACATTTTACAATTCAATAAAGTATTGATTTTTAATAGTAAATGATGGTCATCAGTCGCCATAATTTGTGCTATCAATTGTGATTTTAATTCGGCTGTATTCATATATAGAAAATATTTAAATTTTGGAGATATGGTATCGCCAGATCTTTATTAGTGTTTGAGACAAACGACGTCATGGCGATTTCATAATTTAAATTTTTATAAAATTAAGAATTTTTTAAATTGTGAAGAGTAAACAAAACTTAAACTTTCTTTAAACCTAATTTTTCTCCGCGCTTTAGTACAAAATCATAAGCAGCTTGATATTCATTCGGAATATCTCCTTCCATTATTGCTTCTTTCACAGCTTCTTTCAGCACTCCAATTTCACGAGAAGGTTTCAAATTGAAGATTGCCATGATTTCTTCTCCAGAAATAGGGGGTTGAAAATTACGCACATGATCGCGTTCTTCGACTTCCACAATTTTCTTGCGAACAATTTCAAAATTACTGTGGTATTTCTTGAATTTATTCGGGTTTTTGGTGGTGATATCAGCCTCACAAAGTGTCATTAAGTTTTCTACATCTTCACCAGCATCAAAAACCAAACGGCGAACTGCAGAGTCAGTAACAAGATCTTGAGCCAAAACAATTGGTCGGGAACTCATAATAACCATTTTTTGAACAAACTTCATTTTGTGGTTTAAGGGCATGTGCAAGCGCTCAAATATTTTTTTGGCCATTTTTCCGCCAAGAAATTCATGTCCGTGGAACGTCCAACCTTGTTTTTTGTTAAAGCGTTTGGTTGGTGCTTTTCCGATATCATGTAACAACGCAGACCAACGTAGCCAGACGTCATCGGTATTGGGACAAATGTTATCCACGACTTCGAGAGTATGGTAAAAATTATTTTTGTGCGTATGACCTTCAATTTCTTCCACTTGGTTTAAAGCAGTCAATTCGGGAAGGATAATATCCAAAAGGCCTGTTTTGAACAATAATAAAAATCCAACGGAAGGTTTATCGGTTGAAAGAATTTTATTCAATTCATCTACGATTCGTTCTCCAGAGATGATTTTGATGCGTTCGGCATTTTTAGTAATGGAATCTAAAGAATCTTTGTCTATTTCAAAACCCAATTGGGTTGCAAATCGAATTCCTCTAAGCATACGCAAAGGATCATCTGAAAAAGTGATGTCTGGTTCGAGAGGCGTTTTTATAATTTTGTTTTCCAAGTCGGAAATACCATTGAAAGGATCAGAGAGAGCACCAAAATTATTGGAATTTAATGATAAAGCCAAAGCATTTATCGTAAAATCTCTGCGATTTTGATCATCTTCTAGAGTTCCGTTTTCTACAACAGGGTTTCTGCTGTCAAGAGTGTAGGACTCTTTTCGGGCGCCCACAAATTCAATTTCGGTATCTTCAAAACGCAACATAGCCGTTCCATAAGTCTTAAAAACTTGAACCTTTGGTTTTTTGGGCAATAATTCAGATACTTTTAAGGCCAATTCGATTCCGCTGCCAACGGCAACAATATCAATGTCTTTTTTAAAATCTCTTTTTAAAAGCAAGTCGCGCACAAAACCGCCAATTACATAGCTTTCTACATTAAGTTCTTGGGAGGCTTTCGAAATAACTTCGAATATTTTATTATTTAAGGCTTCTTTGTAGTTCATATCTTATTTGCCACGAATTCACGAATTAAATTTTGATAATTTTGTTGTTTTCATACGGCACAAATTTTGTTCTTGTTTTTACAAAACAATTCTTTTGTATTCAAGAGATTTATTGTTGAAATTGGCTAAAATTGCTAATTTGTTTGTTGAAACTTTTAAGTAATTAATACATTGTGAAATGTGTTTTGAGTCTAATTTTTCACACGATTTTAACTCTAAAATAATTGTGTCATATATCACAAAATCTGCATAAAACTTATGGTTTAAAATAATGTCTTTATAGTGAACATTATATTCTTTTTCTCTTTCAAAGGGAATGTTATGTTTTTTAAATTCATATTCAATTGCATCTTTGTATACAATCTCTGAAAAACCACCACCTAAATTATTATGAACATCAAATAGAATTCCCATAATTTTAAAACTTTCAGCCTTGTGAATAATTTGTGTCATTAAATTTTTCTATATGTTATAATAAAATTAGTGAATTCGTGGCTAGACTAATTATTTACGAATCACTTTAACCTGAGAATCATTAGTTAATTTAATAATTGTAGATGGTTTACCGGCAATTTTATCGCGGTGCAAATTTACAACATAGTCCACGCCTTTTATAATTTCGGGATTAATTTCTTTAAAACTTTTTGGGGTAGGTTGACCAGAGATATTTGCTGATGTGGAAACCAAAGGTTTTTTCATGCGTTCCATCAATTTGAAACAAAAAGGTTCTTTGACTAGTCGAATGCCCAAGGTATTGTCTGGAGCGATTAAATTGGGAGCCACATTTCGAGGTTTGTCTAAAACTAATGTAGTTGGATTTTCAGAAAAATCCATGATTTGCCAAGCTACTTCTGGAATTTCTTTGAATACATTATAAATCATTTTTTCGCCATTCATTAGGCAAATCATACTTTGTTTTTCGGCTCTTTGTTTGAGTTTGTAAATTTTAGCAACAGCTTCAGGATTTGTTGCATCACATCCAATTCCCCAAACGGTATCAGTAGGATAGAGAATGATTCCACCTTCTTTTATAATTTCGAAAGCGTTGAGTATTTCTTGATTGATGTCCATCGTTTTATATTTTGATTTTAAGGAAAATGAAAATAAAGAGTTTTTAATTGATAAGAATTAAGAATCTATTTTACCCATTTTTTTGTTTTTGAAATCTGAGACGGCTTTTCTTTTGAATTTATAAAATTCAAAAATGTTATATGAATAATTTCTGTTAGTATTTACAGATGATTCGTTGGCCTTCACTAATTTTGATATGTAATCAGGAAATAAGGTTTCCCATTTTGATTTTAAATACAAGGTATTACGAACCAGATAATATATTCTTATAGGAGAACAAAGGTATTTTTCTTTTTTTAAAAGATATAATGTTTTTATAGATCTTCTTTTGATTTTTGCTCCAACAGTATGATTAAAAAATAAATTTTCAAATAAAATACATTTTAACCCATTTTTTTTTGCTGATAAGCAGTAATCAAAATCTACTCCATCAATAAATAAATTTTCATCAAATGCCTCCGTTTTTTTATAATTTCTTAAAACAAGTATTGATGCAGAAGTAATTAGAGCATAATTTTCAGTGTTTTGAATTCGTTTTTCATTTGAACATGATTTTTGTTCCAAATATTCAATACCAAATTGGGCTACACTATCTATATCATAATAATTTGAAACTAGGTTAAAATAATGGTCTAAATTGTCCTCACTAAAAGAAGAATCTTGATCCATTGTTAATAAAAAATCATATCCATCAATAATTGCTTGATTACAAGCTTGATTTAATCTTATAGCTATTCCCTTGTTTTCTTGATCTGAAATATATACTATTTTTTCATTGATTTCTTTTCTGAAAAATGAAAGTGAACTTTTTTCTGTATTGTCATAAACATATAATTTGTCAACTTTAGACAAATAGGTATTGATGTTTTGAAGATCTTTTTCTTTTGGATGATATAAAATGACACAAGCTGCAATTTTCATAAGTATTTATTTAGATTATATAGGAAATTGTATTGTATGAAATAAACATGATTGTAAATTGGTCACTATTTTTAATTATAATTTGCAAATTACATATGATCATTAAAAAACAATATATAACAACTTATGAAAATTAATAGTTTTGAGAATTTCTTAAAATTTCTTCTAAGTCAAAATTAAACTTAGTTTCTTCGTTAATAATTTTGGTTTTATAAAATTCAAATTCCTTTGACTTTTCATCATAATCAAATAAACTCGTTTCTAATAATTTTATAATTTCTTGCTCTTTTTCAGGAGAATAGTCTATTTTATAATTATTTGGAATTGAAACATCTTCAAAAAAGCTTGCACTTCCTCGGGTATTTGTAATAACGATACATCCACAAATTGCTGCTTCTCTCGGAATCCTATCTTTTCCAGGATGGTGACCAAAATCAATATAAATTTTGGATTTTAGCAGTAATTCTTTCACTTCAGTAGGGGTCATGTTTTCTATGGCTACCCATTTTAGATGAGGTGTCTTTTCAATTAATATTTTAGTTATTTCATACCCTTTTTTAGGATTATAGGCAATACTATTTTCTTTGTTAGTTGAGTCAAATTTAATATTTTTCACTTCATCAATAAAAATGTCATTAAGATAGTCTGACAGATGTTTTATATCTGATATATCTTTTGATTTTAAAAAGTGTTCAGCATAAAAGCTTTGGACCCAATGAAAATGTTTTGGTTCTTTTTGAAAATTATATTGATATCTTTTTTCTTTTAAACCTAAAAACCTCTTGACAGAAAAACTAGGTTTTTTATTTGTTTCAAAAAAATTATCAACACTTAGCCACCAAATTACGGTTTGTATGTCTTTATATTTTAAAACTAAATTCGCAAAAGATTCGGGAGTGATTAGAAGATTGGAAAGATTATTTTCAATTTCAAACGAATAAGGAATTTTCATTCCTTTATAGAATTCATGTACGGGATCCTCATCAATTGAAACTGATAAGTAAAACATTTTGGCATTATATCCCAAATGAATTAGTTTGTAAGCTAATTGATGTAATAAATAGGGGCCTCCTGTTGCAAAGTTTCCTGGACATGCAATATAAATAATACTATTTTTTTTGTCTATTTTCATCATATTTCTTAAAGTTAGTTAATGCTGAAGCTATTATTTGATGCATATCATAATATTTATACTCTGCTAGTCTTCCTCCAAAAATCACTTTTGTTTTATCGGCTTTCTTTTTATAGTTTTCATATTTATTTTGATTTTCGGCATTATTTACTGGGTAAAAGGCTTCCTTTTCAGGACACCAACTATCAGGATATTCTCTGGTAATGAGGGTCTTCTTTTGGGTGCCAAATTCAAAATGTTTGTGTTCAATTATTCTTGTAAAAGGAACTTCTGCATCATTGTAGTTTACCACTGCATTTCCTTGAAAATTCTCTTTGTCAATAATTTCGTTTTCAAATCGCAATGAGCGGTATTCAAGTTGACCAAATTCATAATTAAAATATTCATCGATTTTACCTGTATAGACAATATCAGTCGCTAAAGACTCGAAATAAGAGCGATTTTTGAAAAAATCAGTATTTAAGCTAACATCTACATCTTTTAATAATCCATCAATAATTTTATTATAACCACCTATTGGAATTCCTTGGTATTTATCGTTGAAATAATTATTGTCAAAGGTAAATCGAATGGGAAGTCTTTTTATTATAAACGCAGGAAGTTCAGTTGCTTTTCTTCCCCATTGTTTTTCGGTATATTCTTTTATTAAAGTCTCATAAATATCTTTTCCCACAAGTGAAATAGCTTGCTCTTCTAAGTTTTTTGGATCTTCTACACCATATTGCTTAATTTGTTCATCTATTTTTTCTTTCGCTTGATCAGGTGTAATACATCCCCAAATTTGATAAAATGTATTCATATTAAAAGGTAAATTATATAGCTTTCCTTTTGATATAGAAACGGGTGAATTAATATAATTGTTAAAGGAAGTAAATTGGTTTACATAATCCCATATTTTTTTATCATTAGTATGAAAAATGTGTGCACCAAATTTATGAACATTTATTCCGTCAATTTCTTCACAATAAACATTCCCTCCTTGATGTTCGCGTTTATCAATAACTAGACATTTTTTTCCTAATTTAGTTGCTTCATGTGCAAATACAGAGCCAAACAAACCAGATCCAACTATTAAAATGTCATATTTTTTTTTATTTAAGGGCATATGTTATTTTTTAATACAATTTATATTTAATTTTTTTGTTTTTTATTTACAAAATAGTAAAAAATTTATTACAATTTATATTGTAACGAAAGTTGAAATTGCATGTTGTATTTATTGACTTCAAATTGATATTGAAAATTTCTTAATTGGGCAAAATTAAGTTTTGCTTGAATACCTAAATTACCAAATTTTCGATAAGCATAAGTATTTAAAGCTAAATCTACCCATTTGTGATTGTAATCTGTATAGGCATCATAGTAAAAATCCATATTATGAGCAAATCGTTCTATTTCTAAACCCCAAACTTGATCTTGTTTCCAAACGCTAAAATCTAATGTTTGTAAATTACTTCCAGGTCCAATTCCTGATCCTAATACTTGTCCTTCATGAGTATAGCCATGTAATATTGTACCATGTAAATACCAAGCTCCTGCGGGTCTGACTATGCGATCAGCACTTTGTTCCATATGGGTACTTTCAAAATTAACTTTCAAATACTTATTTTTTTCTTTATTAAGCATAAATATTTTATTAAAACCAAAAAGGTAGGATCTAGAATGTTCCGGTGAATCAAAAAAGTCCCAAATTGTAGAGGAATAATCGTTCCATCCACTTTCTCCATAAAATTCAAATTTTGATTCCTTCATTGCCCATCTAAAAAAAAGAGAAGCTAGTTGATCTCTCATTTTGGCATCTTCACCTAGCGCATTCTTTTTTTGAAAAGGAATAAAAATAGGCATATAATCTGAAAAACTATTTCCCATGTCTGTACGATAAACTTGAATAGTACGATTCATGCCTACAAATAACCCAGGTACCCACTTGGGATGGTAATTTATTGAAATACCATTGATATAACGCCAATCATTTGATTTTGCTAATTCAGTATCAATGCCATCTATCATAAATTGTGATTTTGGGCTGCTTAAGCCAGAACCTTCTAATTTGCCACTTATGATTTGTCCTTCAAAACTTCCGACAAAAGTTTCTATAGGTTGTCTTGTATTAAAAGTAAAATGTAAAAACCCTGGAGCGTTATTACTCATTAATAGTGAATTCCTATTTCCAGGTCCCCACCATAAATTCTCTGTTGACAATCCTATTGAAAATTTATTTATTGCAACACTAATAGAACTTTGTCCCCAAAATAATTTATTATAAGTTTTGCCTCCAAATAAAGTTGGCATATCGGTATAATTTAAATAATATGCATTCACATTGCGAACCACACTTTTTTCTGTTGTAGGGAAAATGTCATATTCTGGATTTGAGGCGTATACATATTCTGATTTTAATTGAATACTCAAAATTCCATATTGAGCGAATAATCCTGCGGTAAGTTGTGTTTGATAGCCTTTGGCAGGTATCATAGAACCATCATTCCAACCATAAGGATTAAAAGTATTGTATTGTTGAGTTAGGGTTATTGGCAATACTTTTGTGATAATTTTTGTCGAATTTTTATCAAGTGCTTGCGTAGAGTCTAATTGGACTAATGTTAATGGTCGTAAAGTGTATGAAATCAGAGGATTACCAGTACCTAATAATTGTTCGTTTCTACTTCTTTGTTCAATCATGTCAATAGAACCTACTGAAATATTTTGCGCTAATAGCGTATTACCGATTAATAGTAAAATGACAATTCTTAATTGTAAACACATAGAAGTAGAAGTTTAGCTTGTTTAATTTGCTTAAAAAATAAAATGCAAAGATAGTCTTATATTTAAAATATGATTTTTTTATCATCTTTTTAAATATATACTTGTATTTATAAAATGGGGTTGATCTTTTTATAAAGGAAGCTTAATACTCCTTTTTAATAAATCTTTTCGATAAAGACTTTTTTAAAGTTTTCTTTTATTTCTAAGTGTATCAACAATTGAAGATAAAAAATAATGTATAGGAAACTTCTTTTTGAAACTATTAATAAATGCGTTGTATTCGTTAAAACTTGTTTCAATTAACTGATTAATATCTATTTTAGAAGAGTTGAAAACTAGATATTTCTGGGCTTTATGATACTTTAAATACTTTTTTTTCATTAAATGTCTGTATTCAAAATATGTAGCAGGTTTTTCTAAATCAAGAATAATTCTTTTTAATCTTTTTTTAGATTCGATTTTGTTCATATTCTTCATTCCAACTTGTTGATTTTGATGTATTCTGTACGAAATCAAATTTTCAGTTGAATAATAGAGAGACTCTCTTAAGATCAATAAAGTAGCTATCTTTTCGTCATGCAGAACAATTGGATCTGTGAAAGAAAAAATAAAATCTTTTACTTGCTTTTTAATACATAATGTGGCTCCTGTAACGAAATTGCCATTTTTTGAAATGATGTTAAAATAATCAATTGGTTTTTGGAATTCTTTTTCTAGAAAAAAAACGGAATCCCAAATAGTATGATCAGAAATTAAATGGTCCGAATTGTCTATTAATTCGGCATTAGAAAAAACTCCTTCGGCATTTGGGTTTTTATCAAAAATTGCCAATGTTTTTTCTACTTTGTCTTTTTTCCAAAGATCATCTTGATCTGATAAAAAAATATAATCTCCTTGACAAAGTTCAATTGCTTTTTCAAAATTTTTTGTACAACCTAGATTTATTTCATTTTGATGTAACTTAATTATTGTAGGATATGTTTTTTGAATCTGATTAATTATTTCAATAGTCTTATCATTTGATCCATCATCACAAATGTTGATTTCATCAATGGGCATGGTTTGATTAAAAATACTATTCAATTGTTTTTCAATGTATTTTTCTCCGTTATAAGTACATAAGGCAACTGATAATTTCATAGTTGTTTTTTTTCTTGTAGTATAAATTAGTACCTTTTTTATGACTTGGGTTTACTAATTTATATTTATAGTTAAAAGTAATTTTGCTTTTTATTTATTTTAGTTTTAAAACATGATTTATCCAGTTTTCAACTAAGTACCTTTTTAAAATGGCTTGAGGTATTTTTACATATTCATTTTTAAAAAAATCTAAAGGAATGTGTATGTTTTTTTCGTTAATGATTAGTATGTTATTGGGATTATAAAAATCATAATTTTTGATATCACTATTTGTTGTGATGAGTTTTTTTTCTAAGCTAAGACTTTCAAATACTCTAAATGTGAGTCCTTTTTGTCCTTTTCTATTGATGTCAAGTAGTACTTGAGAATTATTCATATACTCATTTACTTCTGTTAAAGGTATTTGTTCTGATGTATATTCAATATTAGGGTCATTATTTTTTTTTCCTTTATCAAAAACAATAATTTTATAATTGATTTTTTTTTCTTTTAGAATAGAAGTTATTTTCGATATGATTGGGGAGCGTCTATCTTTAGAACTTATATTAAATATTTGGTATTGTGTTTTTTGTTTCGAATTTATTTCAGATGGATAAATCCAATTGGTAATAAATTTTAAATTGTATTTTTTGCAATCTTGTTTTTCAAAAGAATATACTTCGTCAAAACAAGGAATAACACTTTTGATTTTCGGACATCTATAAATGCTATCATTAAAATAAGCAATAGATTTTTTTGTGTATTTTTTAAATTCTAAAATGTTTTTTGGGTCAATAAAATCTCCTTTTACTGTCAAAATCACATCCTGGATTTCATTGTTTTCTCTTAATTTTTCGAGTATTTTCTTGCCGTAATGAATGTTTTTAAGGTTTTTTTTGAATATTGTTTTCAGGAAAAAATTATAATACCGATATAGAATAGTCTTGTATTTGTAGGTGAAAGCATTGAAATTTATGTGATATACGCAATGTCCTTCTTTTTTTAAGGCAGTTACAATATGGCTGTTAAAACCCCAATTATCAAAACTTATAATTGTTATTTTCATTAAAAATTATATAAATTATAGTACATAAATTAAATGCAAATGTAGTTTATAATTCAAAAAGTAGCGATTTATTCGTGTTATAATTGCTTCATTTTAAAAAAACAGAAGAATTTTTGATACCTTTTTTTCGAGTTTTACTATATGTTATTTCTGTAAAGGCTTAGTTCTTAATATGCTTTTCAGTAAGAAATTTAAGTTTTTGTTTATTGATTCGAAGAAATAATTTTCTGAAAACCCTTTAAGGATTTGGATATTGGTGCCCCACTTACTATTAAAAAAAATAAAGTCCAGTTTTTAGGTTTCAAAATACTACTAAAGAAATATTTTATTATTAAAAAGAGCATTACGATTTTATGTCCAAAAAAGCCATAGTGTTTTCGAATAATATACAACAATGAAATTTTTAATTCTTTTTTTATAGCCATTGATTTTGCTGTGCTTGCACCATGTAGATGAATAAATTTAGCTTCAGGAATCAAATAAGCAAATTTTGATTTTTTGGCCAATCTGATGCATAAATCTGTTTCTTCATAATAAAGAAAAATATTGGTATCAAAACCTCCAACTTCATAGAAATCTATTGCTTTAACAAACATAAAACTTCCAGGTATAAAATTTACTTGAGTAGGGGAACTGTATGTTTTTTTTCTTCTAGGATACTTTTTCGGATTGATTAATTCTAGAAAATTACGACCTAAAATTTCTCTTGTTGGTGATGCAAAATGATCAAGTGAAATCATAAAGTCTCCA includes these proteins:
- a CDS encoding GxxExxY protein — protein: MTQIIHKAESFKIMGILFDVHNNLGGGFSEIVYKDAIEYEFKKHNIPFEREKEYNVHYKDIILNHKFYADFVIYDTIILELKSCEKLDSKHISQCINYLKVSTNKLAILANFNNKSLEYKRIVL
- a CDS encoding glycosyltransferase; translation: MKLSVALCTYNGEKYIEKQLNSIFNQTMPIDEINICDDGSNDKTIEIINQIQKTYPTIIKLHQNEINLGCTKNFEKAIELCQGDYIFLSDQDDLWKKDKVEKTLAIFDKNPNAEGVFSNAELIDNSDHLISDHTIWDSVFFLEKEFQKPIDYFNIISKNGNFVTGATLCIKKQVKDFIFSFTDPIVLHDEKIATLLILRESLYYSTENLISYRIHQNQQVGMKNMNKIESKKRLKRIILDLEKPATYFEYRHLMKKKYLKYHKAQKYLVFNSSKIDINQLIETSFNEYNAFINSFKKKFPIHYFLSSIVDTLRNKRKL
- a CDS encoding capsule assembly Wzi family protein, with protein sequence MCLQLRIVILLLIGNTLLAQNISVGSIDMIEQRSRNEQLLGTGNPLISYTLRPLTLVQLDSTQALDKNSTKIITKVLPITLTQQYNTFNPYGWNDGSMIPAKGYQTQLTAGLFAQYGILSIQLKSEYVYASNPEYDIFPTTEKSVVRNVNAYYLNYTDMPTLFGGKTYNKLFWGQSSISVAINKFSIGLSTENLWWGPGNRNSLLMSNNAPGFLHFTFNTRQPIETFVGSFEGQIISGKLEGSGLSSPKSQFMIDGIDTELAKSNDWRYINGISINYHPKWVPGLFVGMNRTIQVYRTDMGNSFSDYMPIFIPFQKKNALGEDAKMRDQLASLFFRWAMKESKFEFYGESGWNDYSSTIWDFFDSPEHSRSYLFGFNKIFMLNKEKNKYLKVNFESTHMEQSADRIVRPAGAWYLHGTILHGYTHEGQVLGSGIGPGSNLQTLDFSVWKQDQVWGLEIERFAHNMDFYYDAYTDYNHKWVDLALNTYAYRKFGNLGIQAKLNFAQLRNFQYQFEVNKYNMQFQLSLQYKL
- the glf gene encoding UDP-galactopyranose mutase yields the protein MPLNKKKYDILIVGSGLFGSVFAHEATKLGKKCLVIDKREHQGGNVYCEEIDGINVHKFGAHIFHTNDKKIWDYVNQFTSFNNYINSPVSISKGKLYNLPFNMNTFYQIWGCITPDQAKEKIDEQIKQYGVEDPKNLEEQAISLVGKDIYETLIKEYTEKQWGRKATELPAFIIKRLPIRFTFDNNYFNDKYQGIPIGGYNKIIDGLLKDVDVSLNTDFFKNRSYFESLATDIVYTGKIDEYFNYEFGQLEYRSLRFENEIIDKENFQGNAVVNYNDAEVPFTRIIEHKHFEFGTQKKTLITREYPDSWCPEKEAFYPVNNAENQNKYENYKKKADKTKVIFGGRLAEYKYYDMHQIIASALTNFKKYDENRQKK
- a CDS encoding glycosyltransferase family 2 protein, with the protein product MFDVSIILINYNSSKHTINCIQSILSNTSKQINFQIIITDNCSEKEDYLNLKLFCDSLHNSNIELHRNIINNGFGAGNMFGVQFANAKYLAFVNNDTLFMNDCLAILKNELDKNQNIGIAGAQSYKENGDFMISLDHFASPTREILGRNFLELINPKKYPRRKKTYSSPTQVNFIPGSFMFVKAIDFYEVGGFDTNIFLYYEETDLCIRLAKKSKFAYLIPEAKFIHLHGASTAKSMAIKKELKISLLYIIRKHYGFFGHKIVMLFLIIKYFFSSILKPKNWTLFFLIVSGAPISKSLKGFQKIISSNQ
- a CDS encoding CCA tRNA nucleotidyltransferase encodes the protein MNYKEALNNKIFEVISKASQELNVESYVIGGFVRDLLLKRDFKKDIDIVAVGSGIELALKVSELLPKKPKVQVFKTYGTAMLRFEDTEIEFVGARKESYTLDSRNPVVENGTLEDDQNRRDFTINALALSLNSNNFGALSDPFNGISDLENKIIKTPLEPDITFSDDPLRMLRGIRFATQLGFEIDKDSLDSITKNAERIKIISGERIVDELNKILSTDKPSVGFLLLFKTGLLDIILPELTALNQVEEIEGHTHKNNFYHTLEVVDNICPNTDDVWLRWSALLHDIGKAPTKRFNKKQGWTFHGHEFLGGKMAKKIFERLHMPLNHKMKFVQKMVIMSSRPIVLAQDLVTDSAVRRLVFDAGEDVENLMTLCEADITTKNPNKFKKYHSNFEIVRKKIVEVEERDHVRNFQPPISGEEIMAIFNLKPSREIGVLKEAVKEAIMEGDIPNEYQAAYDFVLKRGEKLGLKKV
- a CDS encoding L-threonylcarbamoyladenylate synthase, with the translated sequence MDINQEILNAFEIIKEGGIILYPTDTVWGIGCDATNPEAVAKIYKLKQRAEKQSMICLMNGEKMIYNVFKEIPEVAWQIMDFSENPTTLVLDKPRNVAPNLIAPDNTLGIRLVKEPFCFKLMERMKKPLVSTSANISGQPTPKSFKEINPEIIKGVDYVVNLHRDKIAGKPSTIIKLTNDSQVKVIRK